One segment of Mycobacterium spongiae DNA contains the following:
- a CDS encoding nucleoid-structuring protein H-NS, with protein sequence MADPQDQPDSEPDGASNPPAKKQPVKKQPVKKAAKAPAKKAAAKKSPAKKAAAKKTPAKKPPAKKTPTKSSQTSPPKKTGEPVDPQQRIETNGQLAAGAKDVAAQAKSIIDRANDPLPQGESTEPVSHSPVPLVVAVALSLLAILLIRQLRRR encoded by the coding sequence ATGGCAGACCCGCAGGATCAACCCGACAGCGAACCCGACGGCGCATCGAATCCGCCGGCCAAGAAGCAGCCTGTCAAGAAGCAGCCTGTCAAGAAGGCCGCAAAAGCACCCGCCAAGAAGGCAGCCGCGAAGAAGTCGCCAGCCAAGAAAGCAGCCGCGAAGAAGACTCCGGCAAAAAAGCCTCCGGCCAAGAAGACACCCACCAAGAGCTCGCAAACGTCGCCACCTAAGAAGACCGGAGAACCCGTCGACCCGCAGCAGCGGATCGAAACCAACGGTCAGCTTGCTGCCGGCGCTAAAGATGTCGCAGCACAAGCGAAGTCGATCATTGATCGCGCCAATGACCCGCTGCCGCAAGGCGAGTCGACGGAGCCAGTGAGTCATTCGCCAGTGCCCCTGGTTGTGGCTGTCGCGCTGAGCCTGTTGGCGATTCTGCTGATCCGGCAGCTGCGACGCCGTTGA
- the rraA gene encoding ribonuclease E activity regulator RraA has product MTMSFRPTADLVDDIGPDVRSCDLQFRQFGGRCEFAGPISTVRCFQDNALLKSILAQPGAGGVLVIDGAGSLHAALVGDVIAELARSNGWAGLIIHGAVRDAAALRRLDIGIKALGTNPRKSTKTGAGERDVEIALGGVTFVPGESAYCDDDGIVVVAPASL; this is encoded by the coding sequence TTGACCATGTCATTCCGGCCAACCGCCGACCTCGTCGACGATATTGGGCCTGACGTACGCAGCTGTGACCTTCAGTTCAGGCAGTTTGGCGGTCGATGCGAGTTCGCCGGACCGATCAGCACCGTGCGGTGTTTCCAGGACAATGCACTGCTGAAATCGATCCTCGCGCAGCCAGGTGCGGGCGGGGTATTGGTGATCGACGGTGCTGGGTCGCTACACGCGGCGCTGGTCGGCGACGTCATCGCGGAGTTGGCCCGTTCCAACGGTTGGGCCGGGCTCATCATCCACGGCGCGGTGCGCGACGCGGCGGCGCTGCGTCGTCTCGACATCGGCATCAAGGCGCTGGGCACCAATCCCCGAAAGAGCACCAAGACCGGCGCCGGTGAGCGCGACGTCGAGATCGCCTTGGGTGGGGTGACGTTTGTACCCGGCGAGAGCGCCTACTGCGACGATGACGGCATCGTCGTCGTAGCCCCGGCTAGTCTCTAA
- a CDS encoding flavin-containing monooxygenase, with protein MTEHLDVIVVGAGISGVSAAWHLQDRCPSKRYAILEKREAMGGTWDLFRYPGIRSDSDMYTLGFRFRPWTDRQAIADGGPILDYVKGTAAMYGIDKHIRFNHKVLSADWSSAENRWTVQIESNGTQSELTCEFLLLCSGYYNYEQGYAPAFAGSEDFTGPIIHPQHWPEDLDYEGKNIVVIGSGATAVTLVPALANSGAQHVTMLQRSPTYIVSQPDRDAIAEKLNRWLPENMAYTAVRWKNVLQQSAVYGACQKWPRRMRKMFMGAAQRQLPEGYDVRKHFGPHYNPWEQRLCLVPNGDLFRAIRHGKVEVVTDTIDRFTATGIRLNSGRELPADIIVTATGLNLQLFGGATATVDGQPVDLTKTMAYKGMMLSGIPNMAYTVGYTNASWTLKADLVSEFVCRLLNYMDDNAFDTVVVEHPGADVDERPFMEFTPGYVLRALDGLPKQGSRTPWRLNQNYLRDIRLIRRGRVADEGLRFARKPAPVAV; from the coding sequence ATGACTGAGCACCTTGATGTGATCGTCGTGGGCGCGGGTATTTCGGGGGTTAGTGCGGCCTGGCACCTGCAGGACCGCTGCCCGTCCAAGCGCTACGCAATCCTGGAAAAGCGCGAAGCCATGGGCGGTACGTGGGATTTGTTTCGCTACCCCGGGATTCGCTCCGACTCCGACATGTACACCCTGGGCTTTCGGTTTCGTCCCTGGACCGATCGCCAAGCCATCGCCGATGGCGGGCCGATCCTCGACTACGTCAAGGGCACCGCGGCCATGTATGGCATCGACAAGCACATTCGCTTCAACCACAAAGTTCTCAGCGCCGATTGGTCAAGTGCGGAAAACCGCTGGACGGTGCAGATCGAGAGCAACGGCACGCAAAGTGAGCTCACCTGCGAGTTCCTGTTGTTGTGCAGCGGCTACTACAACTACGAGCAGGGATATGCGCCTGCGTTCGCCGGCTCGGAGGACTTCACCGGCCCGATCATTCATCCCCAGCACTGGCCCGAGGACCTCGACTACGAAGGCAAGAACATCGTCGTGATCGGCAGTGGCGCAACGGCTGTCACTCTCGTTCCCGCGCTGGCGAATTCGGGTGCACAGCACGTCACGATGCTGCAGCGGTCGCCGACCTACATCGTCTCTCAGCCTGACCGGGACGCGATCGCCGAGAAGCTCAACCGCTGGCTGCCGGAGAATATGGCCTATACCGCGGTTCGGTGGAAGAACGTTCTGCAGCAGTCGGCGGTCTACGGGGCCTGCCAGAAGTGGCCGCGCCGGATGCGGAAGATGTTCATGGGCGCAGCCCAACGCCAGCTACCCGAGGGCTACGACGTGCGCAAGCACTTCGGACCGCACTACAACCCGTGGGAGCAGCGGCTGTGCCTGGTCCCCAACGGCGATCTGTTCCGGGCGATCCGCCACGGGAAGGTCGAGGTGGTGACAGACACGATTGATCGGTTCACGGCCACCGGCATCCGACTCAACTCCGGCCGTGAATTGCCCGCTGACATCATCGTCACCGCGACGGGTTTGAACCTGCAGCTCTTCGGCGGAGCAACGGCTACCGTCGACGGACAACCGGTGGACTTGACCAAGACCATGGCCTACAAGGGCATGATGCTGTCCGGGATCCCCAACATGGCGTACACGGTTGGCTATACCAATGCCTCGTGGACGCTGAAGGCCGACCTCGTGTCGGAGTTCGTCTGCCGTCTGTTGAATTACATGGACGACAACGCTTTTGACACAGTCGTGGTCGAACACCCGGGTGCCGATGTCGACGAGCGCCCGTTCATGGAGTTCACTCCCGGTTATGTGCTCCGCGCTCTGGATGGTCTACCCAAACAGGGATCGCGCACACCGTGGCGACTGAACCAGAACTATCTGCGCGACATCCGCCTCATCCGGCGTGGCAGGGTCGCGGACGAGGGTCTGCGGTTCGCAAGAAAACCTGCCCCCGTCGCCGTTTAG
- a CDS encoding TetR/AcrR family transcriptional regulator, whose amino-acid sequence MTTSAASHTSLHRSRRTPRPSGDERELAILTTAENLLADRPLADISVDDLAKGAGISRPTFYFYFSSKEAVLLTLLDRVVNEADAALQTLAENPEGADQETMWRDGINVFFETFGAHKAVTRACQAVRATSAEVSDLWSTFMQKWISYTATVIDAERERGAAPPTLPSHELATALNQMNERTLFASFASEQPSVPEGRVLDTLVHIWVTSIYGEAAGSR is encoded by the coding sequence ATGACCACCTCCGCCGCCAGTCACACGTCGCTACACAGGAGTCGGCGCACCCCGCGTCCATCCGGCGACGAGCGGGAACTGGCGATACTGACCACCGCGGAAAACCTCCTCGCCGACCGTCCGCTGGCCGATATCTCGGTCGACGACCTCGCGAAGGGTGCGGGGATCTCCCGTCCAACGTTCTACTTCTATTTTTCGTCCAAGGAAGCGGTGCTGTTGACCCTGCTCGACAGGGTGGTCAACGAGGCCGACGCCGCACTGCAAACGCTCGCCGAGAATCCGGAAGGCGCCGACCAGGAAACCATGTGGCGCGACGGCATCAATGTGTTCTTCGAGACGTTCGGGGCGCACAAGGCGGTGACCCGGGCCTGTCAGGCCGTCAGGGCAACCAGTGCCGAGGTGTCCGACCTGTGGTCGACGTTCATGCAGAAGTGGATCAGTTACACGGCCACCGTCATCGACGCCGAACGAGAGCGCGGTGCCGCGCCCCCCACGCTGCCCAGCCACGAGCTGGCCACGGCGCTCAATCAGATGAATGAACGCACACTGTTCGCCTCGTTCGCCTCCGAGCAGCCTTCTGTTCCGGAGGGGCGGGTGCTCGACACGCTCGTGCACATCTGGGTCACCAGCATCTACGGCGAGGCCGCTGGCTCTCGCTGA
- the dinB gene encoding DNA polymerase IV yields MQREASILHADLDSFYASVEQRDDPTLRGRPVIVGGGVVLAASYEAKAYGVRTAMGGAQARRLCPRAVVVSPRMSAYVQASDAVFEVFRNCTPLVEPVSIDEAFLDVGGLSRVSGTPAQIGAQLRADVRGHVDLPITVGIARTKFLAKVASQEAKPDGLLLVPPEAELAFLHPLPVRRLWGVGAVTADKLQEHGIRTVADIAVLSESTLGSLVGAAMGKRLHALAHNIDRRRVSGGARRRSVGAQRALGRAGNAMSAAEIDRVVVTLIDRITARMRKAGQTGRTVVLRLRFDDFTRATRSRTLSSATSSTQPVLAAARELVAMAAPAIDERGLTLVGFAVSGIDRSGAQQLMLPFDQAREATPDALDSAIDSAIDRVRRRYGNSALTRAVLIGRDDDRGMPPAPTDD; encoded by the coding sequence GTGCAGCGCGAGGCGTCCATCCTGCACGCGGACCTGGATTCGTTCTATGCGTCCGTCGAACAGCGCGACGACCCGACGCTGCGAGGCCGGCCAGTGATTGTCGGCGGCGGTGTAGTGCTGGCGGCCAGCTACGAAGCCAAGGCCTACGGTGTGCGTACTGCGATGGGCGGGGCGCAGGCACGGCGCCTGTGCCCACGTGCTGTGGTGGTCTCGCCCCGCATGAGCGCCTACGTGCAAGCTAGCGACGCTGTGTTCGAGGTCTTTCGCAATTGCACTCCGCTGGTGGAGCCGGTCTCGATCGACGAGGCATTTCTCGACGTCGGAGGGCTGAGTCGGGTGTCTGGCACCCCCGCCCAGATCGGGGCGCAACTGCGTGCCGACGTGCGTGGCCACGTCGACCTGCCCATCACCGTCGGAATCGCCAGAACGAAATTCCTTGCGAAGGTCGCCAGCCAGGAAGCCAAGCCCGATGGATTGCTTCTGGTCCCGCCCGAGGCGGAACTGGCCTTTCTGCATCCGCTGCCGGTGCGTCGCCTGTGGGGCGTCGGCGCAGTGACAGCCGACAAGCTGCAGGAACACGGTATCCGCACTGTCGCCGACATCGCCGTGCTCAGCGAATCGACGCTGGGCTCGCTGGTCGGCGCCGCAATGGGAAAGCGGCTGCATGCACTGGCCCACAACATCGATCGCCGCCGGGTAAGCGGCGGGGCGCGGCGCCGCTCGGTGGGCGCTCAGCGAGCGCTGGGACGAGCGGGCAACGCGATGTCGGCGGCAGAGATCGACAGGGTGGTGGTTACTCTGATCGATCGAATCACAGCCAGGATGCGCAAGGCCGGCCAGACGGGTCGAACGGTGGTGCTGCGGCTGCGCTTCGACGACTTCACCCGGGCAACCAGGTCACGCACGCTGTCTTCGGCGACTTCCTCGACGCAGCCGGTTCTTGCCGCCGCCCGGGAGTTGGTCGCAATGGCCGCACCTGCAATCGACGAGCGGGGACTGACACTGGTCGGTTTCGCGGTGTCGGGTATTGACCGCTCCGGAGCGCAGCAACTGATGTTGCCGTTCGACCAGGCCAGGGAAGCGACCCCGGACGCCCTTGACTCAGCCATTGACTCAGCCATCGACCGGGTCCGCCGCCGCTATGGCAATTCTGCGCTCACTCGGGCGGTGTTGATCGGCCGTGACGACGATCGAGGGATGCCCCCCGCACCTACGGATGACTAA
- a CDS encoding lysophospholipid acyltransferase family protein, whose product MAEPTYRAMEIMAQTFFLATRTRITYLGEENIPDDGGAVVAINHTSYVDWLAAGLAARRRHRRLRYLVKAELQKVKLINFAIKRTKTIPVDRSAGADAYAIAVQRLREGELVGVYPEATISRSFELKEFKSGAVRMAAEAGVPIIPVIVWGTQRIWTKGHPKNLVRNRVPVTVMAGAPLDSTHDVIAADAALRESMTTLLHETQRDYSHPAGQYWVPRRLGGTAPTVEEAARMDAEEAAARALSRTTRR is encoded by the coding sequence GTGGCTGAGCCAACCTACCGCGCTATGGAGATCATGGCTCAGACATTCTTCCTGGCCACGAGGACCCGCATCACCTACCTCGGCGAGGAAAACATTCCCGATGATGGCGGGGCGGTGGTCGCCATCAACCACACAAGCTATGTCGACTGGTTGGCCGCCGGATTGGCCGCACGGCGGCGGCACCGTCGATTGCGATACCTGGTCAAAGCCGAGCTGCAAAAGGTGAAGCTGATCAACTTCGCGATCAAGCGCACCAAAACCATTCCGGTCGATCGCAGTGCTGGGGCCGACGCCTACGCAATAGCGGTGCAGCGACTACGCGAAGGGGAACTCGTCGGGGTCTATCCGGAAGCCACGATCAGTCGCAGCTTCGAACTCAAAGAGTTCAAGTCTGGGGCGGTGCGAATGGCCGCCGAAGCAGGTGTCCCCATCATCCCGGTCATTGTCTGGGGCACTCAGCGGATCTGGACCAAGGGCCATCCCAAGAATCTCGTTCGCAATCGGGTGCCGGTGACCGTAATGGCGGGTGCGCCCCTGGATAGCACCCATGACGTCATCGCTGCTGATGCCGCCCTGCGAGAGTCGATGACCACGCTGCTGCACGAGACACAGCGGGACTATTCACACCCGGCCGGCCAGTATTGGGTGCCCCGCCGTCTCGGTGGCACGGCACCGACCGTGGAGGAAGCGGCTCGGATGGACGCCGAGGAGGCTGCGGCTAGAGCGCTGAGCAGAACCACGCGGCGGTAA
- a CDS encoding transposase, whose product MPAGLEKITPLGRTLWHRRHDISTVFDHHTSDQPTEATNGQQ is encoded by the coding sequence ATGCCCGCAGGGCTGGAAAAGATCACCCCACTCGGGCGCACCCTGTGGCACCGCCGCCACGACATCTCGACCGTTTTCGACCACCACACCTCCGACCAACCAACGGAGGCCACCAACGGGCAGCAGTAG
- a CDS encoding PHP domain-containing protein, with amino-acid sequence MDPVTALRQIAYYKDRSRHDPRRVMAYRKAADVVEGLDDAARQRHGQANNWQSLPGIGPKTAKVIAQAWSGRVPDVLAELRSAAEDLGGGEVRAALRGDLHLHSNWSDGSAPIEEMMATAAALGHEYCALTDHSPRLTIANGLSAERLRKQLDVIDGLREKFAPMRLLTGIEVDILDDGSLDQEPELLDRLDIVVASVHSKLSMDSASMTRRMVRAVSNEHADVLGHCTGRLVSGGRGIRAESTFDAEAVFTACRDHGTAVEINSRPERRDPPTRLLNLALDIGCVFSIDTDAHAPGQLDFLGYGAQRALDAGVPVDRVINTWPTDTLLNWAAGG; translated from the coding sequence ATGGATCCGGTGACCGCGTTACGGCAGATCGCCTACTACAAGGACCGCAGCCGCCACGATCCCAGACGCGTGATGGCGTATCGCAAGGCCGCTGACGTTGTCGAGGGCCTCGACGACGCCGCGAGGCAGCGACACGGTCAAGCCAACAACTGGCAGTCGCTGCCCGGAATTGGACCCAAAACCGCCAAGGTCATCGCACAGGCCTGGTCTGGACGCGTGCCGGACGTGCTCGCCGAATTACGCTCCGCTGCTGAAGATCTCGGGGGAGGCGAGGTGCGCGCCGCACTGCGGGGCGACCTCCACCTGCATTCGAACTGGTCGGACGGCTCAGCCCCAATCGAAGAGATGATGGCCACCGCGGCCGCGTTGGGTCATGAGTACTGCGCGTTAACCGACCACTCCCCGCGGCTAACGATCGCCAACGGTCTGTCGGCGGAACGGTTGCGCAAACAGCTCGACGTGATCGATGGGCTGCGCGAGAAATTCGCGCCGATGCGGCTGCTCACCGGAATCGAGGTTGACATTCTCGACGACGGCAGCCTGGATCAGGAACCCGAACTGCTAGACCGTCTCGACATTGTGGTGGCCAGTGTGCACTCGAAGCTATCGATGGATTCGGCCTCGATGACCCGACGAATGGTGCGCGCTGTCTCGAACGAACATGCCGATGTGCTGGGCCACTGCACGGGCCGGCTGGTCTCCGGTGGCCGCGGGATCCGAGCGGAGTCGACGTTTGACGCCGAGGCGGTGTTCACCGCCTGTCGTGACCACGGCACCGCGGTGGAGATCAATTCGCGTCCCGAGCGTCGCGACCCGCCAACAAGATTGCTGAACTTGGCCCTGGACATCGGCTGCGTCTTCAGCATCGATACCGACGCGCACGCTCCCGGCCAGCTTGACTTCCTCGGCTACGGGGCGCAGCGCGCGCTGGACGCAGGCGTGCCCGTCGACCGCGTCATCAACACGTGGCCCACTGACACTCTGCTGAACTGGGCTGCAGGCGGGTAA
- a CDS encoding LLM class F420-dependent oxidoreductase, with protein sequence MRFAFKTSPQNTTWPQMLAVWQQADDIDVFESGWTFDHFYPILTDTTGPCLEGWTTLTALAQATTRLRVGTLVTGIHYRHPAVLANMAAAVDIISNGRLELGIGAGWNEQESGDYGIALGSIKQRFDRFEEACQVLISLLSKETTDYSGTYYQLSGARNEPKGPQRPHPPICIGGSGEKRTLRITARYAQHWNFVGGTPEEFARKRGVLAAHCTDIGRDPKEITLSAHLWLSPERNYRQVLDNAAGLAAEGLDLGIVYIAPPHDPAVLEPLAEAIRESGLLSDSAGS encoded by the coding sequence ATGCGATTTGCGTTCAAGACTTCACCCCAAAACACGACCTGGCCCCAGATGCTGGCAGTCTGGCAGCAAGCAGACGACATCGACGTCTTTGAGTCCGGATGGACGTTCGACCACTTCTATCCGATTCTCACCGACACTACCGGCCCGTGCTTAGAGGGTTGGACGACATTGACCGCCCTGGCACAAGCCACCACGCGGTTACGTGTGGGGACACTCGTCACCGGTATTCACTACCGCCATCCGGCGGTACTGGCCAACATGGCCGCCGCGGTCGACATCATTTCCAACGGCCGGCTCGAACTCGGGATCGGCGCCGGATGGAACGAACAGGAATCCGGCGACTACGGCATCGCATTGGGCAGCATCAAGCAGCGCTTCGACCGATTCGAAGAGGCGTGCCAAGTGCTCATCAGCCTGCTCAGCAAGGAGACCACCGACTACTCCGGCACGTACTACCAGCTCAGCGGTGCCCGCAACGAGCCGAAGGGCCCCCAGCGCCCACACCCTCCGATATGTATCGGCGGCAGCGGAGAGAAGCGGACGCTTCGGATTACCGCGCGCTACGCCCAGCACTGGAATTTCGTCGGCGGCACGCCGGAGGAATTTGCCCGCAAGCGCGGCGTGCTCGCAGCGCATTGCACCGACATCGGGCGTGACCCCAAAGAGATCACCCTCTCGGCCCACCTATGGCTATCACCCGAACGCAACTACCGACAAGTCCTCGACAACGCGGCAGGGCTGGCGGCCGAAGGCCTGGACTTGGGCATCGTCTACATCGCCCCGCCGCACGACCCCGCCGTGCTGGAGCCGCTGGCCGAGGCGATCCGGGAATCGGGGTTACTTTCCGATTCCGCCGGTAGCTAG
- a CDS encoding glutamate synthase subunit beta, giving the protein MADPTGFLKYTHRELPKRRPVPLRLRDWNEVYEEFDNETLREQATRCMDCGVPFCHHGCPLGNLIPEWNDLVRRDRWRDAIERLHATNNFPDFTGRLCPAPCEPACVLGINQDPVTIKQIELEIIDRAVAEGWVQPLPPQQLTGKTVAVVGSGPAGLAAAQQLTRAGHAVTVFERDDRIGGLLRYGIPEFKMEKSVLDRRLEQMRAEGTEFRASVNVGVDIGAEELRANFDAVVLAGGATAWRDLPIPGRDLDGIHQAMEYLPWANRAQEGDDVLDANGEPPITAKDKKVVIIGGGDTGADCLGTAHRQGAANIHQFEIMPRPPDSRAASTPWPTYPLMYRISAAHEEGGERVFSVNTEEFVGQDGRVRSLKVHEVTMQDGTFVKVEGSDFELEADLVLLAMGFVGPEKPGLLTDLGVEFTDRGNVARGDDFDTSVPGVFVAGDMGRGQSLIVWAIAEGRAAAAGVDRYLMGASALPAPITPTAAPLR; this is encoded by the coding sequence ATGGCTGACCCGACCGGCTTCCTCAAGTACACACACCGGGAATTGCCCAAGCGGCGTCCCGTTCCGCTGCGGTTACGCGACTGGAACGAAGTGTATGAGGAGTTTGACAACGAGACCTTGCGTGAGCAGGCGACGCGATGCATGGACTGTGGAGTTCCTTTCTGCCACCATGGATGCCCGCTGGGCAATTTGATTCCTGAGTGGAACGACTTGGTGCGTAGGGACCGCTGGCGCGATGCGATCGAACGGCTGCACGCCACCAACAATTTTCCCGACTTCACCGGTCGACTCTGCCCGGCGCCGTGCGAGCCGGCATGTGTACTCGGTATCAACCAAGATCCAGTGACGATCAAGCAAATCGAGCTGGAGATCATCGACCGGGCCGTTGCCGAAGGCTGGGTGCAGCCGCTGCCGCCGCAACAGCTGACAGGAAAGACGGTCGCCGTGGTCGGTTCGGGTCCGGCGGGTCTGGCTGCCGCCCAACAGCTGACACGCGCCGGTCACGCCGTGACGGTCTTCGAGCGCGACGATCGCATTGGCGGGCTGCTGCGATACGGCATCCCAGAGTTCAAGATGGAAAAGAGCGTTCTGGACCGGCGGCTGGAGCAGATGCGCGCCGAGGGCACCGAATTCCGGGCCAGCGTCAACGTCGGTGTCGACATCGGTGCCGAAGAGCTGCGTGCGAATTTCGATGCGGTGGTGCTAGCCGGCGGTGCCACCGCGTGGCGCGACCTACCCATACCCGGCCGGGATCTCGACGGTATCCACCAGGCCATGGAGTACCTGCCGTGGGCGAACCGGGCGCAGGAGGGCGACGACGTTCTCGATGCCAACGGTGAGCCGCCGATCACCGCGAAAGACAAGAAGGTCGTGATCATCGGCGGCGGCGACACCGGGGCCGACTGCTTGGGCACCGCGCATCGCCAAGGCGCGGCGAACATCCACCAATTCGAAATCATGCCCCGCCCACCGGACAGTCGTGCGGCCTCGACCCCGTGGCCAACCTATCCGTTGATGTACCGCATCTCGGCGGCGCACGAGGAAGGCGGCGAGCGGGTCTTCTCGGTCAACACCGAGGAGTTCGTCGGTCAGGATGGCCGCGTGCGCTCGCTCAAGGTGCACGAAGTGACGATGCAAGACGGCACGTTCGTCAAGGTCGAGGGATCTGATTTCGAGCTTGAGGCCGATCTGGTGTTGCTGGCGATGGGATTCGTAGGCCCGGAAAAGCCGGGCCTACTCACTGACCTCGGCGTGGAGTTCACCGACCGCGGTAACGTCGCCCGCGGCGACGATTTCGACACCAGCGTTCCCGGTGTGTTCGTTGCCGGGGATATGGGCCGGGGCCAGTCCTTGATCGTGTGGGCGATCGCGGAGGGCCGGGCAGCGGCAGCGGGCGTGGACCGGTATCTTATGGGTGCAAGCGCATTGCCGGCTCCGATCACGCCGACAGCCGCACCGCTTCGATAA